TTCGGAGAGGATGACGGTGCCCCCGTGGCGTACGATGAGGTCGGAGGCCGCACCCAAAGCGGGGTTGGCCGAAATGCCCGAATATCCGTCGGAGCCGCCGCACTGAAGGCCGATTGTGATGTTGGAGGCAGGTACGGCATTGCGGCGTACCTTGTTCGCATCGGGCAACATCGCCTTGATCCGGGCAATGGCTTCCTGCACGGTCCTCCTGACGCCGCCTGTCTCTTGAATCGTCATGGTCTGGAGCAAGGGACCCTCGGAAAGTTCCTCGGCGCGCATGAGCCCGCCTATTTGCGCGGCCTCGCAGCCAAGGCCAAGGATAAGCACGCCGAAGAAGTTCGGATGACGCGCATAGCCGGCGATTGTGCGATGGAGAAGCTCCATGCCTTCCCCGTCGACGGCCATGCCGCATCCCGTCTTGTGGGTAAGAGCGACGACGCCGTCGACATTGGGAAAATCGACAAGCAGCCCTTCGCCTGTGAAGGGATTGGTACGGAAAGCGTCGGAAATATGTCGTGCGGTTCCGGCTGAGCAGTTCACCGACGTCAGGATTCCGATGTAGTTGCGGGTGGCGACACGGCCGTCCACGCGCACGATGCCTTCGAAGCTCGCGGGTTCATTCATATACTGGGTCGGTTTGGCGTTTTCACAATAGGCATAGTCACGGGTAAAATCGTGCATGCCGCAATTATGTGTATGGATATGTTCCCCCGCCGAGATCGCGGACTCGGCAAAGCCGATTATTTGCCCATAGCGCAGGATTGGCTCACCCTTGGCGATGGCGCGCGTTGCGATCTTATGGCCGGAGGGTATATGGGTTCGGGCACTCACACCCTCGCCCGGAATATTGGTGCCAGGAAGAATATCGGCCCGGGCGACCGCGATATTGTCCGAAGGATTTAGACGAATGGTGAGGGCGGCGACTTCGGCCATGGAATATCTCACATCGATTGGATCGTATGCTCGCAGTATAGCCTTGCCGACGGGGATGTGAAGCGAAGGGAGCCGTGTGCGGCCCGCGTCTTGCCAAAGGTGCCATGTCACTTCTACCATCCGCCCAGAAACGAAAAGGGGCGAAGAGTGAGCGGACGGCTTCAAGGAAAGAAGGCGCTGATTACGGCCGCAGGGCAAGGGATTGGCCGGGCAAGCGCACTCGCTTTCGCACGCGAAGGTGCCGAAGTTGTCGCGACTGACATTAACGAGACGACGCTAGGGGAGATATCCGAAATCCCAGGTATCAGCGTGCGGCGGCTCAATGTGATGGACTTTACCGCCATCGAACGACTCGGGCATGAACTCGGCTTCGTCGATATCCTCTTCAACTGCGCGGGCTATGTCCACCACGGCAATGTCCTCGAGGCCAGGGAGCCGGAATGGGATCTCGCGATGAATCTTAACGCGAAATCGATGTTTTACACGATCA
This portion of the Alphaproteobacteria bacterium genome encodes:
- a CDS encoding SDR family NAD(P)-dependent oxidoreductase, encoding MSGRLQGKKALITAAGQGIGRASALAFAREGAEVVATDINETTLGEISEIPGISVRRLNVMDFTAIERLGHELGFVDILFNCAGYVHHGNVLEAREPEWDLAMNLNAKSMFYTIKTFLPAMLEKGRGSIINMASVSGSVSGILNRFVYGASKAAVIGLTKSVAIDYIKRGI
- a CDS encoding altronate dehydratase family protein, giving the protein MAEVAALTIRLNPSDNIAVARADILPGTNIPGEGVSARTHIPSGHKIATRAIAKGEPILRYGQIIGFAESAISAGEHIHTHNCGMHDFTRDYAYCENAKPTQYMNEPASFEGIVRVDGRVATRNYIGILTSVNCSAGTARHISDAFRTNPFTGEGLLVDFPNVDGVVALTHKTGCGMAVDGEGMELLHRTIAGYARHPNFFGVLILGLGCEAAQIGGLMRAEELSEGPLLQTMTIQETGGVRRTVQEAIARIKAMLPDANKVRRNAVPASNITIGLQCGGSDGYSGISANPALGAASDLIVRHGGTVILSETPETYGAEHLLTRRAVSPGVGAKLVELMNWWENYTAKHGGEMNHNPSPGNKAGGISTILEKSLGAAAKAGTTNLVDVYKYAEPVTAKGFVFMDTPGYDPVSATGQVAGGANVICFTTGRGSVFGCKPSPSLKLATNTSLYHRMSDDMDINCGTIVDGAESVEACGARIFDLILKTASGQKTKSELLGMGEDEFAPWQMGAVM